ACGACCGTGTCCGTGGCCGCGAGCGGATAGGCGTCACGCAACAAGTCGAGCGCCTCATAAGGAGTCGGTTCATAGCGGTGGTATTCGGCCGAGGCCGGGAACCCTTGTTGCGGTTTCGCCGTCTCGATTTGGAGCAATCGTTCATAGTCTTGTTCAGTCATGAATGTGTCCTTTCTTGGATGGCACGGAAAAACGGATGCCGCTCCATCTCTTGTTTGAACGCCTGTCGTTCTTGCCACATCACATAGCCGACATAGAGCGGAATGAGCAACTTGAACCAACTCGGTACGAGGAGCATCCCCGTGACGACAAGCGGGATGAGACGCAGCCATAAGTTCCGATGACGCGGCGTCCGTATATAAAGTAAGATGGCCGTCGTGCGCCGGGCGGTCCCAAACCGATTCGGTCTCGGTCGATAGAGCGGACGCTTGCGCCGGCTCGGCTTCTCGATGGCGCCCGACGTCGATAATAATGCCCGGTCAAAGGCGGTACGCAACGCCTCACTACGTTCGAGTTCTTGGCTAAGATATGGGTGGCGTGACAGCCACCCTTCTCCGACATACATCGCAAATGCAACAAGACCACTGCCGAGTACGGCCGACCATAAAGGTGAGTCGATGAGGAGCGCATACATACAAACGAACGTCACACACGTGGCCGTAACTCGTAACATCCAATGGCTGCGCCGGACCGTCAACTGATAACGGATCCACGTATGAATCCCGGTCAAAAATAGGAGGCTGATCCCGAATGCGAATATAGAGGCAACGGACCAACCGTCAAGCCAAAGCACGGGCATGAACGCCGACAAAACAAAGAGGAACATTGCACCGAGTTTGAAGGCTTGATAGAGCAACGAATCGAGCTTCAATTTATCAATCAAAGAACGTTTGGCCACCAGCGTCACGTCCGCCCGTTCGACCCAGACGAAAAACGGATTTCTAAGGAGGACGATTCCAATTCCAAGCGCCCAAACGAACATCGGCACCTGACTCACCCACTCGATTTCGCCTTGCCAAAGCAATCGGTATTGATACCCGAGAAAGATGGCGAACGGAATGACGCCGTATAGAACGACTGTCCAATCCAAGATGAGCCGCTACGTCTTCCACTGCTTGGTCACATGGGTGCGGACACGTCTAACGAACAGCTGATGTTCATTCATCGCATGACCACATCTTCCATCATATCGAACAGCGACTCGCCTTCGGTTTGCAGGCTGAGACGCAACTCTTCTTTTGTCCCGCCCGCGAGCATGCATCCGTCATCAATCCAGACGAAGCGGTCGCATAACCGCTCTGCCGTATCGAGAACGTGGGTGACGAGAAGCACCCCGGTGCCTTGACGACGTTCCGCTTCAAGTAAACGAAGCAGCTGGATCGTCGTCGTCGCATCGAGTCCGACGAACGGTTCGTCGACAAGGAGAAACTTCGCTTCTTGGATGAGCGCCAAGAGAATCATCGCTTTTTGCTTCATCCCTTTTGAGAACGAGGAGATATAGTCGTGGCGGACCGTCTCGAACCGAAACAACCGGATCAGTTCTTCCGTCCGCTCACGATTATCAACGTCCGTCAATTCCAACACGAGAGCGATATGTTCCTCGAGCGTCAAATAGTCATAGTACACCGGTTGCTCGGGGATATAGGCGTAGCGGTCAATTTGCACCGTTCCACGCATCCACGGGATCGTTCCGGTGAGACAGGCGAGCGTCGTACTCTTCCCGGCCCCGTTCGATCCAATCATCCCGACGATTTCGCCCGGGCGGACCTCGAACCGGATGGCCTCGATGACCGCCTCACCGCGTTCATACCCGGCTTGTTCAATGTGAACGTTCATGAGAGAGAACCTCCCGATTTACGAATATGTTTTTTACTATGTTTATCATAACACGCAAAAAAAATGTGTCATAATATCCCTTGTCATCCCCCACATAAAGGAGTAGAACAGCATACAACATTATTTAGCCATCGATATCGGTGGAACTAGTATCAAATACGGAGTCGTCCGATCCGATGGCACCCTACTGTCAAACAAACACGTCCCAACCCCTGCGACGTGGGACGGCTTGCTCGAACAAGTCGATGTGATCTTTAACGAAACGACCGCCGAAGCCCGCTTCGACGGTATCGGCTTCAGTGCGCCCGGCGCCGTCGATTCGACGACCGGAGTGATTCATGGAATCAGTGCACTTCCCTACATTCATGATCGTCCTTTCTTACAGGCGTTCAAAGAGCGGTACGACTTGCCTGTCACTGTCTTGAACGATGCCAACGCGGCAGCGCTCGCAGAAGGATGGACCGGTGCCGCGGCGTCGGTGACGAGCTATGCGACGGTCGTCATCGGGACGGGCGTTGGCGGAGCATTCGTCGACCATGATCAGGTGATGATCGGATCCCACTTCCATGGCGGTGAGTTCGGATATTGGATTCTCGACCCGTCTCTTCCCCATCCAGATGGGACATGGAGTAAAATCGGTGCCACGGCCGCTCTTGTCCATCGATGCAGTGAGCAACTCGGACGTCCCCTTACCGGAGAAGATGTGTTCGCACTTCAAAGCGACCCAATCATCCAGGCGGAACTGGAGCGCTTCTATCGCTGGAACGCGATTGGCATCTACAACCTCCAATTCGGGCTCGACCCGGAGCGTATTTTAATCGGTGGCGGCATCAGTCGTCGCCCGGAAGTTCGGGACGGCATCAAGCGACACTTGGATGCGCTTTGCGACGCGTTCGGAACATTCCGCATCGACGTCGAGACGTGTGCCCACTTCAACGAGGCCAACTTGATCGGTGCCGCACGGTTTCACATGTTAGCCAAGTAAAAAAGAGGCTGGGACATAACTCAGTAGATTTATAACAAAGAGGCCACCTGGAGCGACTTGTTCGCTCCAGGTGGCCTCTTGTCATTTTTATGGGTTCGTGCACGCATTTCGGACTAAACAGATAGGGGCGACCTCTGATAAAGTTAAAGTGACCAAACCATAACTTTGGAGGTGCCCCTATGTACAAAGAGTATACCATGAACCAATTGGTTTTGCCCCTAGATTTAGAAGTCCGTCTCCAGGAAAACGATATCGCCTTCGCTGTCCACGACCTTGTCGAACAGATCCCCGACGAGGCCTTCGAGCCGTTCTGGCGAACGACGGGCTGCCCGGCCTATCATCCGCGCATG
This sequence is a window from Exiguobacterium mexicanum. Protein-coding genes within it:
- a CDS encoding ABC transporter permease — protein: MDWTVVLYGVIPFAIFLGYQYRLLWQGEIEWVSQVPMFVWALGIGIVLLRNPFFVWVERADVTLVAKRSLIDKLKLDSLLYQAFKLGAMFLFVLSAFMPVLWLDGWSVASIFAFGISLLFLTGIHTWIRYQLTVRRSHWMLRVTATCVTFVCMYALLIDSPLWSAVLGSGLVAFAMYVGEGWLSRHPYLSQELERSEALRTAFDRALLSTSGAIEKPSRRKRPLYRPRPNRFGTARRTTAILLYIRTPRHRNLWLRLIPLVVTGMLLVPSWFKLLIPLYVGYVMWQERQAFKQEMERHPFFRAIQERTHS
- a CDS encoding ABC transporter ATP-binding protein; amino-acid sequence: MNVHIEQAGYERGEAVIEAIRFEVRPGEIVGMIGSNGAGKSTTLACLTGTIPWMRGTVQIDRYAYIPEQPVYYDYLTLEEHIALVLELTDVDNRERTEELIRLFRFETVRHDYISSFSKGMKQKAMILLALIQEAKFLLVDEPFVGLDATTTIQLLRLLEAERRQGTGVLLVTHVLDTAERLCDRFVWIDDGCMLAGGTKEELRLSLQTEGESLFDMMEDVVMR
- a CDS encoding ROK family protein; the encoded protein is MDIGGTSIKYGVVRSDGTLLSNKHVPTPATWDGLLEQVDVIFNETTAEARFDGIGFSAPGAVDSTTGVIHGISALPYIHDRPFLQAFKERYDLPVTVLNDANAAALAEGWTGAAASVTSYATVVIGTGVGGAFVDHDQVMIGSHFHGGEFGYWILDPSLPHPDGTWSKIGATAALVHRCSEQLGRPLTGEDVFALQSDPIIQAELERFYRWNAIGIYNLQFGLDPERILIGGGISRRPEVRDGIKRHLDALCDAFGTFRIDVETCAHFNEANLIGAARFHMLAK